A DNA window from Deltaproteobacteria bacterium contains the following coding sequences:
- a CDS encoding flagellar assembly protein FliW encodes MQIQTSRFGIVQCLEEDMILFPEGILGFADLRRFVLVDDPSDEIFAWLQSCEIPQIAFPVLEPELFTANYQLNLTKHDLESLDMKSSAGTRTFAIITVPEDPTQMTANVKAPIVINVAKRMARQIVLQDNNLAIREPIFAKLQSRVVQSPQLAIKTQASDWGVAVRLPSRSGEPEASI; translated from the coding sequence ATGCAAATTCAAACGTCGCGATTCGGAATCGTTCAGTGTCTGGAAGAGGATATGATTCTTTTTCCAGAAGGGATTCTTGGATTCGCCGATCTTCGTAGGTTTGTACTTGTAGACGATCCCTCAGACGAAATTTTCGCTTGGCTACAGAGCTGCGAAATTCCCCAAATTGCATTCCCCGTGCTTGAACCAGAGCTTTTCACTGCTAACTATCAATTAAATTTGACCAAACATGATCTCGAGAGCCTCGATATGAAATCGTCGGCTGGAACAAGAACTTTTGCGATCATCACTGTTCCAGAAGATCCCACCCAGATGACCGCTAACGTGAAGGCGCCGATCGTCATTAACGTTGCTAAACGCATGGCTCGTCAGATTGTGCTTCAGGATAACAACTTGGCAATTCGCGAACCGATTTTTGCGAAGTTACAAAGTCGCGTCGTTCAAAGTCCGCAACTGGCAATCAAGACTCAGGCTTCTGATTGGGGAGTTGCAGTTCGGCTTCCTTCTCGCAGCGGCGAACCGGAAGCATCGATTTAG
- the flgL gene encoding flagellar hook-associated protein FlgL produces the protein MRIADKMNYDQVNSGLQKNRSELSELQNQAATQKRVNKPSDDPLATTRVLSARTNVNASQQYIKNINQAKTFLEYSDQSLGELTEILVRAKELAIGQATDGGANAASRAVTATEVEQLIGQSVQVGNRKLADRFLFGGYKTTDAPFDPKGQYRGDSGEIRVAINKEADVSINVPGSRVFLGQGIRGSRGSAPAGSGISPGVSPNSIEGTSPKNEAPLRGPAQATTTDSAPPVSATQSQLSATWRNDGTNVFAVLQDLEVSLRTNSKEGVQDSLDRLDEALAQVVLARSEVGSRLATLNSGTEALTKGVIDSKSLASSMEDVDTFELVSNLTKSESTLKASLESSGKLIQPSLLDFLR, from the coding sequence ATGCGGATCGCAGATAAAATGAACTACGATCAAGTGAATTCCGGTTTGCAAAAAAACCGGAGTGAGCTTTCTGAGCTGCAAAACCAAGCGGCAACGCAGAAGCGTGTCAACAAGCCTAGCGACGATCCGTTGGCAACTACGCGGGTTCTGTCTGCGCGAACGAACGTAAATGCCAGTCAGCAGTACATTAAAAACATCAATCAAGCGAAAACGTTTTTGGAATATTCTGACCAGTCGTTAGGTGAACTGACGGAAATTCTTGTTCGTGCGAAAGAACTTGCGATCGGTCAGGCAACGGACGGTGGAGCTAATGCAGCGTCAAGGGCTGTAACCGCAACTGAAGTCGAGCAGCTGATCGGACAATCAGTACAGGTCGGCAACCGCAAACTTGCAGATCGCTTTCTGTTTGGCGGGTACAAGACGACAGATGCCCCGTTTGATCCCAAGGGTCAGTACCGTGGGGATAGCGGTGAAATCCGGGTTGCCATCAACAAAGAAGCAGACGTTTCGATTAATGTTCCAGGAAGTCGTGTTTTTCTGGGTCAGGGAATTCGTGGTTCTCGAGGTTCAGCGCCGGCCGGGAGCGGGATTTCACCCGGTGTGTCACCAAACTCGATAGAAGGGACGTCGCCTAAAAACGAAGCTCCTTTGCGCGGCCCTGCTCAAGCAACGACGACAGATTCCGCGCCCCCTGTTTCGGCGACTCAGAGTCAACTTTCGGCAACGTGGCGCAACGACGGGACCAATGTTTTTGCGGTCCTTCAGGATCTCGAAGTCAGTCTGCGGACCAACTCGAAAGAGGGAGTTCAGGACTCGCTTGACCGTCTAGACGAGGCTTTGGCGCAAGTCGTACTCGCCCGTTCAGAGGTTGGGTCTCGCCTTGCGACGCTTAACAGCGGAACTGAGGCTCTGACGAAAGGCGTGATCGATTCGAAGTCGCTCGCCTCGAGCATGGAAGACGTCGACACCTTCGAGCTTGTGTCGAATCTTACTAAATCTGAAAGTACCTTAAAAGCTTCGCTCGAATCCTCGGGCAAATTGATTCAACCTAGCCTTCTTGACTTCCTTCGGTAG
- the flgK gene encoding flagellar hook-associated protein FlgK has product MSKIHSMMDIGKRSMMNSQTALQTSGHNISNKSTEGFSRQRVEIQTNVPIGSGKTRYGMGSKTAAVTRVNNSFLERQIGNERSLSGFYDGKAEAMARVEQVYNEQQNKGLNQFVADFFSSVQEMANNPESLATRTQVRETADFLTKDFKRVHSQLTDITRDLDQQIGSQLEEVNSMAKEVANLNEKIQQVELSGGYANDERDRRELLVKQIGDRINIRWAEGKDSTVTITAGNSAVLVAGYDAKRLEAKGTPETDTKGEGNVDIFYINNERATPVEVTSQFVGGKVGGLLDVRDKVVTELLTDLDKMAYSFAANLNEVHRQGFDVYNRTNLDFFELPQNLRHASANMKVSNSILEDVGRIATGGQMASPGDNRVALKMARLQQDKVMGGESTLDEFYNSVVGKVGIQAKRAETSSDSQRDIVKQLGKIRESISGVSLDEEATKLIEYQKSFDASARLIRTADEMFDTVLNLKRM; this is encoded by the coding sequence ATGTCTAAAATCCATTCGATGATGGATATTGGAAAGCGGTCAATGATGAATAGTCAGACTGCTCTTCAGACGTCGGGTCACAACATCTCGAATAAAAGCACCGAGGGATTCTCCCGCCAACGAGTTGAAATTCAAACGAATGTTCCGATCGGTTCCGGAAAAACTCGCTATGGCATGGGGTCTAAGACTGCGGCCGTCACACGCGTCAACAATTCTTTCTTAGAGAGACAAATCGGAAACGAAAGATCGCTTTCTGGGTTTTACGACGGGAAAGCCGAAGCGATGGCTCGTGTTGAGCAAGTTTACAACGAGCAGCAGAACAAGGGTTTGAACCAGTTCGTCGCAGACTTCTTTAGTTCGGTGCAGGAAATGGCGAACAATCCAGAAAGTTTAGCGACCAGAACTCAAGTTCGCGAAACCGCAGATTTTTTGACGAAAGATTTTAAGCGTGTGCATTCGCAGTTGACCGACATCACCAGAGATCTCGATCAGCAGATCGGCAGTCAGCTAGAAGAAGTGAACTCAATGGCCAAAGAAGTGGCCAACTTGAACGAGAAAATTCAACAAGTCGAACTTTCCGGCGGTTATGCCAATGACGAGCGTGATCGTCGCGAATTATTGGTGAAGCAGATCGGCGACCGGATCAATATTCGCTGGGCAGAGGGCAAGGACTCGACGGTTACCATTACCGCTGGCAATTCGGCGGTCTTAGTAGCGGGATACGATGCGAAGCGCTTGGAAGCTAAAGGCACTCCGGAAACGGACACAAAGGGCGAAGGCAACGTCGACATTTTTTATATTAATAACGAGCGTGCAACGCCAGTTGAGGTCACAAGTCAGTTCGTCGGAGGTAAAGTCGGCGGCCTTTTGGACGTGCGTGATAAAGTAGTCACCGAGCTTTTGACCGACCTCGATAAAATGGCCTATTCGTTTGCAGCCAATCTCAATGAAGTACATCGACAAGGGTTTGACGTTTACAACCGTACCAATCTTGATTTCTTCGAGCTTCCTCAGAATCTTCGGCATGCGTCTGCGAACATGAAAGTTTCGAATTCAATTTTGGAAGATGTTGGGCGCATCGCCACGGGCGGTCAGATGGCGTCTCCGGGCGATAACCGCGTAGCGCTAAAGATGGCACGTCTGCAGCAAGATAAAGTCATGGGCGGAGAAAGCACCTTAGATGAATTTTATAATAGCGTTGTTGGAAAAGTGGGCATTCAGGCTAAGCGCGCTGAAACGTCCAGCGATTCACAACGAGATATCGTGAAACAGCTAGGGAAAATTCGGGAAAGTATAAGTGGCGTGAGTTTAGATGAAGAAGCGACGAAGCTAATTGAGTATCAGAAGTCTTTCGACGCAAGTGCGCGATTGATACGAACAGCTGATGAAATGTTTGATACGGTATTGAACTTGAAACGAATGTAA
- the csrA gene encoding carbon storage regulator CsrA, translated as MLVLTRKLGESIAIDDHIKIRVVQIKGKQVRLGIEAPKDTKIHREEVYLAIQSQNTESVNTTSESTRAVAKLLKP; from the coding sequence ATGCTGGTTCTAACCAGAAAACTCGGCGAATCGATTGCAATTGATGACCACATCAAAATCCGCGTTGTTCAAATCAAGGGCAAGCAGGTGCGATTGGGAATCGAAGCGCCGAAAGATACTAAAATTCATCGCGAGGAAGTTTACCTAGCGATTCAAAGCCAGAACACAGAGTCTGTAAACACGACGAGTGAGTCTACACGTGCTGTTGCTAAGCTATTAAAGCCTTAG